One part of the Vicia villosa cultivar HV-30 ecotype Madison, WI linkage group LG6, Vvil1.0, whole genome shotgun sequence genome encodes these proteins:
- the LOC131610145 gene encoding protein ANTAGONIST OF LIKE HETEROCHROMATIN PROTEIN 1-like, whose product MAPLHKKSKKKPKQVSLVVPVEPKPNEIDWWESFWHKNSTAPGYSVPNDEEQGFKYFFRVSKTTFDYICSLVREDLISRPPSGLINIEGRLLSVEKQVAIALRRLASGESQVSVGASFGVGQSTVSQVTWRFIEALEERGKRHLSWPDFDRLQEIKFGFEAACGLPNCCGAIDATHVMMTLPAVQTSDDWCDQENNYSMLLQGIVDHEMRFIDIVTGLPGGMTFSRLLKCSSFYKLSQNGERLNGNVRTLDGDVMREYVVGGYSYPLLPWLMTPYETNGISDSQFSFNNKHEAARLLAVRAFSLLKGSWRILSKVMWRPDKRKLPSIILTCCLLHNIVIDCGDTIRLDVALSGHHDSGYREQYCKQVDPSGKTVRENLAKHLQYGVQLDANGSSASAVHRI is encoded by the exons ATGGCACCCCTCCAcaagaaatcaaagaagaaacCCAAACAAGTGAGCCTGGTTGTCCCTGTTGAACCCAAACCCAATGAAATTGATTGGTGGGAATCTTTCTGGCACAAAAATTCTACTGCCCCAG GATACTCAGTACCCAATGATGAGGAACAAGGGTTTAAGTATTTCTTTAGAGTGTCAAAGACTACATTTGATTACATATGCTCTCTTGTAAGGGAGGATCTCATTTCCAGGCCTCCGTCTGGCCTTATCAATATCGAGGGACGGCTTCTTAGTGTTGAGAAGCAGGTTGCTATTGCTCTTAGAAGGTTAGCATCGGGTGAATCTCAGGTCTCGGTTGGAGCTTCTTTTGGAGTTGGCCAGTCGACGGTTTCTCAGGTGACTTGGCGATTCATTGAAGCGCTTGAGGAACGTGGTAAACGTCATCTCAGTTGGCCTGATTTTGATAGATTGCAGGAGATCAAGTTTGGTTTTGAAGCGGCTTGTGGTTTGCCTAATTGCTGTGGTGCCATTGATGCAACGCATGTCATGATGACACTTCCGGCAGTTCAAACGTCGGATGATTGGTGTGATCAGGAAAATAATTACAGTATGTTGTTACAAGGAATTGTTGATCATGAAATGAGGTTCATTGATATCGTGACAGGTTTGCCTGGTGGCATGACGTTTTCGAGATTACTGAAGTGTTCGTCGTTTTACAAACTCTCGCAAAATGGAGAGCGTTTGAATGGAAATGTAAGAACTTTAGATGGAGATGTCATGAGAGAGTATGTAGTTGGTGGGTATAGTTATCCTCTTCTTCCGTGGCTTATGACACCTTATGAAACTAATGGCATATCAGATTCACAGTTCAGTTTTAATAACAAACATGAAGCTGCAAGACTACTTGCAGTGAGGGCGTTTTCGCTGTTGAAGGGAAGTTGGAGAATCCTTAGTAAGGTTATGTGGAGACCGGATAAAAGGAAATTGCCAAGCATTATCTTGACTTGTTGTTTGCTTCATAATATAGTTATTGATTGCGGAGACACCATACGTCTAGATGTTGCATTGTCTGGTCATCATGATTCAGGATACCGAGAACAGTATTGCAAGCAAGTTGATCCTTCAGGAAAGACCGTACGAGAAAATTTGGCCAAACATTTACAATATGGAGTGCAATTAGATGCTAATGGTAGTTCTGCTAGCGCTGTTCATCGTATTTAG